The stretch of DNA ccataacggtcaaccaactcgtgatggcgtccgtaaaatttacgaagggatgatttcaacttcaccatttggaactcttggtttaatagcttccttgtgagcagcaaccctctatcaagaaaatcatgataggaaatgcaagcacgggaatatcgtatcaattgggagatatataccccgtatgtaggtgctgctggaatgttgctacttagaaatgaacaGTTCAcatttggaaagctgaaatcatctcttttgtcgtaaagctaACTGTAgtagacttgctcattttgataggtcactggtctaaattttacacgttaagataaattcgttacatagtgggctagtgacctaatacggtatatatggggtcagtaaattcaatATAGGGATTCGAgtttcgctctcaccccatatggaatttactgaccccatatataccgtattaggtcactagcacactatgtaactaatctTATTCTTCTAGCCCTAATAAGTATCTATTGTGTGAATGAAATCCCGGAAAATTGGGAAATTCATAAACCTTACAAACAAGGTGCAAGTTCACATATCATAAACGTTACATTCCTTTCTATCGAATATTCGATAGATACTAACCGAATAGAACATACCAATTGTCTAGTCTTTGCTGATATCTTTATGCATAGATTAGTGCATGCATACATGTCTGTGACCTTCTTTTTATGTTGATCAAACGATAAGTACCGTTGTAAATTCAGAAGGAATATAGCTTGAAAATATGGTGAGTACTTTCTCTTCATGCTATTTAGATACAGGAAACTGAAAAAATAAGCAACCCCAAATATATTGAGTATGGAAAAAAGTATTACAAATATACCAACCTCCAAGGTAAATTTAAAAAGGGGGACGtccataaaaaatgacaaaattcaaaCGTTAGACTTCATCAACCAACAGAACTAATGGAAAACAAttatcatattcttgacttgatacaggcatttttaaaGACAGAGTAAAACATGGTTGTATGACTTGCTTAaactcccacttgtatgacagtgtaATCGCGgaagtaagggagctaccatttgatttttatgggggggggggggggggctaggatgaaaaattttgtcctgcattttttttagttgtaatctctgtcctgcctttttatttttcactctattcggtcctgcctttttttattagtttaaatacccccccccccccataaaaattaaaaatcaaatggtagctccctaacaaaATTGATTACGTTTTATTGTTCGTAAGATTTTATGACTAGAAAGAATCCGTATGgttatacaatatgaaaaaaggTAAATAAGAAAGAAAGACCGACACAATTTTCCGACAAATGAATAACAGTCTATACAACACTCAACATGCAGCACTAGAAGTGTAGCTCATCAGAAGTGATCATTAGGTAAAGAAAACAGAAAAGATGACGCGATTAGGGCAAATCTGCAGTCATATTTGTCACAACAGTCAACTTAAAGTCATGATTTTCTAAGAAATGAAGCAACTGATTGGCACCCTAATTTGGTAcagacaaaaacaaacatttcataTAACACGCTACATATGGCACTAGCAGTGTAGCTCATTACAAGTGCTCATTATGTGAGGCACGCAGATATATAGAAGAAATTTCGAAAATGAAACGTCAAAATGTAGAAGAATTGTTGaaaagttttgaattattttcacatttcttcaCCGTTTCATGTAATCCAATATTTTTTATCAAGATTCATCATTGAATGGGGATATCAATGTTTTATAAGCTAAACAgtgtttattcttttttattttttgttgtcaaTCATATCTATATTATTAAAATTACAGATGAAATCAGTCGTCTTTTTCCTTTCTCTCATAGTTTACATGTAAGTCATAGTAATTTTATATATTGcattttttgaaagaatttttagGATACATATCTTAAGATATAAGTCAATAACAATTAATCGAAAGTTCTGACAACATTtaaaaacagaaagaaaacatGAGTTGGACCTGCAAATGACTGTTTCAAAAGAGGACCGAAATataccagagtgacattcaaactcatagatcaaaaataaactgacaacgccatggctaaaaacgaaaaagacaatagtacacaagacacaacatagaaaactaaagattcagcaccacgaacccaaccaaaactgGCGGTAATCTCATGTACTCTGTAAAGATAAGCAGACCCTGTTCCACATATGGCACTTTCACGATAACAGCAATATTGGTTTTCACATATTCTATTAATTACTTAAAAATTGAATTACAcaatcttcatttaaaaaaatatttgaaacaaaatgtaTGTTGTAATACCATCTTATGATTTATATGTATAATTGTATACTAGTAATTATAATACTCATTGACAAAATAGTCATCAATTCATTGCAAAGATGACATCATGGTTAGATATATCTCAAAAATacatttcatatatttatatacaattaatATTGCTTCTTTGCAGTTTATCCGACTCAGAGCCACAAAGAGAAGTCGTTTTGTTCGACAGAGCTGACAAAAATAGAGACGGTCAATTAACACGTGCAGAACTTGACAATGTGTACCTGCTTTTTGACGTAGATCGTAGGTATTCGTGAATTAAATTGATGATTGGTTGATGTATCAGGTAAACAaataattcatgaatattcaGGAAGATTTGAACAAATCAGATTATTATGATCTGCATAGAATGTAGAGTGTAAAGGAAGAGGGGTACCAGTTATAAAAATGGTAGATATTTAGAACAACGAAAGACCACACCTCACAATATCAAtgatttatcaaaaagtaaaataacaaaattatcgaACTCAAAGGTGAATTCAAATCGAAAAATCCCTGATCAAATTAAAAAGCTCACACAcattaaacaaatggaaaacaattgtcatattcctgacttgaaacaggcattTCCTAATGTGGGAAATTGTTGATTGAATTTCgtattatagctagctaaacctctcatttgtattaAAGCCGCATAGCAATGCGTGAAGAAAACAAACACTTattataggtaaaattgtcattataggggtacatcagtcaacttCAATTTAATACCTTTACTATCATGATATTGAGCAATCATTTTGTCGTCTTTTATGGAAATCAATATTGCTTCTTATTGAAAAAGAACAACTGACATATTGTTTCCAACAGATGACCATAGTATCACAAGTGCGGAATTTACAAAGGACTGGGTTGTTACATATGCGATCGGAAACGGCAAGGAGGCAGCCAAATTATTCTCTAAGGCCGATGTAAATGCAGATGGTGTCATCAACAAGGACGATTTGCCTTTTGTTTTTACATACTTTGATATGGACAGTAAGTTTCTTTCTCCCTTTGAATTTAAAAGAGAAATAAGTTTTTAATCTTTTTCTTATAAATCCTTAGTAACAATTGtacaatttcatatattttattaagttTCTATCAGTATTAAAGACCAcgataatatatataacaaaatagtCTCTACAAGTTTGAATGCCTGTTTTTAATTAAAGACTCGTGCTGAGTTTACCAAATAATGACATCATGGAAGGGCGTGGGGTTATAGTATCCAACGTTTCTAAATAAGTTTAAATCAGCAGAATTATATTTACATAGTAGAGTAAGATTGAGATGACAAATAGATACCATCTGGTTCATATACTACACACGAACTTCTATACTATAACACATTGACAAGTTATCAGAAAGTCACCCATCAGAAGTTTGATTCACGTAAGACACCAAATCAATTAACGCTTGCGCTTGACTATTTCAGTGCGATAAAACAATCCGAATTAtatgtcctcaatgctcttcaacattgttcttgttttggttttattattttgatatgagtgtcacttgtgagtcttttgtagacgaaccgcgtgtctggcgtactaaatagtaatcctggtacctttgataactattcaagaTAAGTTGGTCATCTTCCTTAACATGGTTACAAAATGTTACATCTATTCAGACAAACCAAATGAACTCTTTGGAAAGAAAAATCGAAAACACTGTGTTCGGACATtcatgaaaaataaatcaaagtttTTGTAATCTTTTTCTTGCTTTGAGATCGCTTTTTATcccatttaatatatataatgtgAAGTAAGCATTATTTATCAGTACTAATACATTAATACTATATGATTATCAATATTGTTGTAAAGGTGATGGTCATGTTAGTGTGAATGAATTTCTGACACAGTGGGGACAACTGAAACTTGAAGCAGGCCTTGAAACTATTGACATCCATCTTGATAACAATGTAACAACTACTGCCAGTGGATAACATACTACACACAGATAAAGCCCGAAACATAAGACACAACGGATGGACGTCGGAGGGACTCAGCgaacataattataaataatattaaataattttgctTGATAAGTTTTTGATGAGAATACTTGTTATATAAAGGGTGTtggtatatttctattatgaaattTTTTCTACCTTGATTTTAATGAGATAGCATTACAATTTATTCTATAAACTAAGGTAAGCAAAGAAAAATCTTATATGAGTATGATATGTATtcatcaaagtttaaaaaaaaagcggCATTACTGTCGAAGAAAGACATGCTTTACAATGCATGAACATTAAACACTAACAAAATATCACTGTTTTAAGCTAACTTCAGTTAAACTAGTTTAACGCAAATAAGTTTTTTAGTAGGGTTCGTGTTTCGCGGTCTTTAGTTGctaatgttgtgttttgttgacagctgtttgtcttttttatcatgtttttaaagCTAAAATACAAAAGCTGgcgttgaaaaaaataaaggttcTAAGCATGTAAAGCAAGAAATCTTATCCCGAAACCAATAAAAAAGTCAATAATGATATGGAAAATAGAAGTGAACAAATAAGGGTTGGATACATATGTGTCAACAAAGTCACCGGCGACATGATGAtatatgtataattattattCAAAAATGCATTCATCACCAGTCTTTAGATATGACAACATTGACTGTTGTGATTctgcatttatatataattagctAACGGATAACAGAAAAATAGATTCGTCATCGGCTGTTTTAAGTTTGTAGGTTATACCAAAAGAGTAGAGATCAAAGGTACTTACAGAAAAAAgttaacatcacaaaaatacttaactccgaggaaagttcTTCATCAAATGAGTAAACAAAAACTCAAACATGTCGAACGAATGCTATTATATTCCTCACTTGGGACATGCATTTTCTTAGGAAGAAAATGGTCGATTAACCCTGGATTATAAGCTAGCTAGAAAAACGTACTTGCTATTAATTACAGGGTGATAGGTCCAGAAAGGTCTGTGAAGGATTTAATTCCGTTTATCTATTTGTTGATGATCACAAAACATCGTCAGCTTAACAATAGAACCTTAAATTTTCTATTGttaacacagaaacaaactagcAAAACTAGGACGACATAGAGCAGTCACTACACCTGTCTGAGAGTAAATTATTGTCTTTACTTAACTGGAGAGTGTTTAGAACACTTTTACTGACAAGGTGAGTACTTCAACAAATaacatcgatttttttttaactattgtatatattgtatataaaccaaccttgtaaacaaaatagtaaatattACAAGATAtaatatttctcttatatattcaaacaattgtcaacagtttatttgtgacctttttcataccaaatttgtgactttatgtcctgtgactttctgtccgtatACCTATTCAGTTACAATCAAGGTTAGCATATTTGGGAATTCAAACCCTTAAACAAACGTTGGAAAAcagacaaaatttcaaaaagaaatcagCAATATGGACAACGGAGATACATTCTGTAATTTCAAATCATTTCCTTAGTTCTATCACTGCATCTTTCACAAAAACAACAGTTTTATCActgcaatttaaaatattttttatgccagCACCGACGTATTGAACTTCTGGGTTGgtaataccagagacatatatacacatatataaattatatatgtctctggtgataCCTTCACAAACAAGCAATTCACAAGGAGAGATGACGATCCATAGGTTGCAatacattctaatatgacgtgcttctttcgctttatgaataaacccatgctctaaatccaatatttATTGTTGCACATGCGTATATCGACTACTTCtgaataataaattttatcaaataggtatgcattcaatattttttattaacttaaatcacttcaaacttttaaatgatgcacatgtagttttattcatatttcatgactgtaatgtgttgcattccgaaattgacatatttgacctagataccacAACTGTTTATGCTGGCTGTTCCATAACTCCTCCCTCTCCCACAGTGCCAGCTGCTTGTTTCTATACAAACAAataagggaggttcatggaagagcttACATAATCGCTTTAcccttatacacatcggacatataaattaccttaattgtcctaatcagaatcgacacaattgatgcaagctatattcaattgtagttttaacatggatagTCAtcatattcgtgttattttagtcCTCACAATCGCTCGGGCAAAAAATAAtgacgaatataatgcctactcatgttaaaactacaataaagtatagcttgcatcaattatttcataataaaacGGTACATTTCTTTCGTACAAGATGCACATTTCTACATTTTATATCTCTTTTGTAATGATCGAGGCCACAATATTTGAAGTTCAACAATttttaacaaactataaaaataataaaaagttaatacataAGGGGTGTTTGACAGCCAATATGGCATTATTGTTAGAATGCAGTGATTATCATAGTGAAGAGGATATTGATTTTGCTATCCACACCAAAAGTACCAAATATATCGAtggcatattttatattttttatggttgCAGTTATAACTAAGTCTTGTCAATTTCCAGAATAACATTgctaaaattttacatttgattgCCAGAATCTTTGTCAGATTAGAAATAGACGTAAttttaaattatctccccttatatgtTGATTTATAgtacattttatacattgaatATCTCTAAATATTAGacacaaatgaaaacaaatgatgtacataacaaaatatattggatacacaaaaaatctttaaaatgtgcAAACAGTTTGGCAGTTTTTATTGAGGCTTTTTTCAGCTATCAAAACGACAAGGGTGCTATTTATATTTCCAAAATGTGAGACAGTTTGGTGGTCTTTAAGCATTTTATAACATGTTATAATGGATAGTCTGTTTTATAATTGAACAATAAACAATCACATACCTCATAGACATATTTTTTGAagtattttaatgcaaaaaatttATTAGCGTTTTTGCACCTAGGACGTTGAATTCTAACATCCCTGGCTTATGAGATTTTCGCTTTGTATTTATGTACTAGTATTTCacacatcaaaaacgaaactTTAAGGACAACTTCAATATTACATACAGGTTTTATTAGACACAATGGTACTTCAAGGAAAGTGCAATATCATTTATGCAAAGTAAAACAATGTACGGCTGTTGTTATCTTTAACTTGAAGGCTTTCtataaatatcaggcaaatcTGACATGCAGTTCATGACAATCTTTGATATGCACTATATGCATTTTTTTCCTGTCATCTGTTGATAAGCTATGTGCATGTCTGCCTTCCGGCTGTGTATAAGCTGTAGGGTAAGCTTTTGTAGGCTTTTGCTAGACAAGATAATAGTTTGTTGATTAATGTTTACAGTTAAatagtaacacgacgggtgctttGAGTGTGTTAGGATTAACAAATCTCTCATATCTTATTAGACCACAAATAGTTCTCTGTGTGGTTAAAGTAGTATTTTACACAAATGATACTAACTTTTCCTTTTAGCAACACTTTTTCTAGTTATTCTTGCATGGGACTTGAAATAGCCATTTAAAGTTTCGTTTTTATGTGTGAAATACTAgtacataaatatacacaacaaaaGTTGGCGTTCGTCTAAATCTGTAGTAGTAGTAAAGTGGGAGGTTttgctaactataaaaccaggtttaacccaccttTTACCAATTCTGGAATAGTTAAGTTGTTTTTCAATCGTTGggtgtttgatttgattttgtcagtttgtatgaactttcctttttgaatttacctttgtgtttgctatttttgttttactgtttgttcataattaaaaattaaaaacatttaaggaatgactgtaatattttttctgtctatgaagaaataacataaaaaatttggtgcacactgaataacgcgcg from Mytilus galloprovincialis chromosome 2, xbMytGall1.hap1.1, whole genome shotgun sequence encodes:
- the LOC143063850 gene encoding uncharacterized protein LOC143063850, with the protein product MMKSVVFFLSLIVYILSDSEPQREVVLFDRADKNRDGQLTRAELDNVYLLFDVDHDHSITSAEFTKDWVVTYAIGNGKEAAKLFSKADVNADGVINKDDLPFVFTYFDMDSDGHVSVNEFLTQWGQLKLEAGLETIDIHLDNNVTTTASG